One window of Phycisphaeraceae bacterium genomic DNA carries:
- a CDS encoding NifU N-terminal domain-containing protein: protein MASKVVRFDATPNPNAIKCSLDARISDTPRSYFKPEEAQAASDTLAMALFSIPNVTNVLIHTDWITVCKSPDGQWEPIKAAVRAALARIETHGP from the coding sequence ATGGCCTCCAAAGTCGTCAGATTCGACGCGACCCCCAACCCCAACGCGATCAAGTGCTCGCTCGACGCCCGGATCTCGGACACGCCCCGCTCCTATTTCAAGCCCGAAGAAGCACAGGCCGCCTCCGATACGCTCGCCATGGCCCTCTTCTCGATCCCGAACGTGACAAACGTCCTGATCCATACCGATTGGATCACGGTCTGCAAGTCTCCAGACGGGCAGTGGGAGCCGATCAAGGCCGCCGTTCGCGCCGCCCTCGCTCGAATCGAGACCCATGGCCCGTAA
- the aroC gene encoding chorismate synthase, with amino-acid sequence MPILDYQTAGESHGAALITILTGLPRGLTLDLDLINGELLRRQGGYGRGGRQRIERDVVEFLAGTRQGKTIASPLCMRVVNKDSRMDDGARTPPVYRPRPGHADLAGSIKWLTTDCRETLERASARETAARVAAGAVAKCLLREVGIEVFGFVRQILDAGTEVDVTEENWRSLRERRDASETYCPDERVTERQCAIIRQAKIDKDTIGGIVEAHIFGCPPGLGSCMDWRTRLDARLAYAVMGVQAMKAVEIGLGRACASRPGSAVHDPIRFDPARRGDHTLGFTRDTNNAGGTEGGITNGQPVVVKATMKPISTLLRGLPSVDLNTKQPEMSQYERSDICAVSAASVVVECVAAFEVARALTEKFPSDSMIELKRGIESYLEYARSLPLDPPTMTIA; translated from the coding sequence ATGCCGATACTTGACTACCAGACTGCCGGGGAATCACACGGAGCCGCCCTCATCACCATCCTCACGGGATTGCCGCGGGGTCTGACGCTCGATCTGGACCTGATCAACGGCGAGCTGCTGCGTCGTCAGGGGGGGTACGGGCGGGGCGGGAGGCAACGGATCGAGCGTGACGTGGTCGAGTTCCTTGCCGGGACGCGGCAGGGGAAGACGATCGCTTCGCCCCTCTGCATGCGGGTGGTGAATAAGGACTCGCGGATGGACGACGGGGCGAGGACGCCCCCTGTGTATCGTCCCAGGCCCGGGCACGCGGATCTTGCGGGGAGCATCAAGTGGCTGACGACGGACTGCCGCGAGACGCTGGAGCGGGCGAGTGCGCGTGAGACGGCGGCACGGGTGGCGGCGGGCGCGGTGGCGAAGTGTCTGTTGCGCGAGGTGGGGATCGAGGTGTTCGGGTTTGTTCGCCAGATTCTGGACGCTGGGACTGAAGTGGATGTGACGGAGGAGAACTGGAGGTCGCTGCGCGAAAGGCGGGACGCCTCGGAGACGTATTGCCCCGACGAGCGCGTGACGGAGCGTCAGTGCGCGATCATCCGGCAGGCGAAGATCGACAAGGACACGATCGGCGGGATCGTCGAGGCACACATTTTCGGGTGTCCGCCGGGGCTCGGCTCGTGCATGGATTGGCGGACGAGACTGGATGCGCGTCTGGCGTACGCGGTGATGGGCGTGCAGGCGATGAAGGCGGTGGAGATCGGGCTCGGGCGTGCGTGCGCGTCGAGGCCTGGGTCGGCGGTGCACGATCCGATCCGTTTCGATCCGGCGCGACGCGGGGATCACACGCTGGGATTCACGCGGGATACCAACAACGCGGGCGGGACAGAGGGTGGGATCACCAACGGCCAGCCGGTGGTGGTCAAGGCGACGATGAAGCCGATCTCGACGCTCCTGCGCGGGCTGCCCTCGGTCGATCTCAACACCAAGCAGCCGGAGATGAGCCAGTACGAGCGGTCGGATATCTGCGCGGTCTCGGCGGCGAGCGTGGTGGTCGAATGCGTCGCGGCGTTCGAGGTCGCGCGGGCGTTGACCGAGAAATTCCCGTCGGACTCGATGATCGAGCTCAAGCGTGGGATCGAGTCGTATCTTGAATACGCGAGGTCGCTGCCGCTCGATCCGCCGACGATGACGATCGCGTGA
- a CDS encoding aminotransferase class V-fold PLP-dependent enzyme, translating to MLSNPLQGHELPNSPLPSPLAVHWQHDPSVCFLNHGSFGACPTRVLQAQVRYRNRMEAEPIRFFVEDSWDLLDRARAALATFVGAHATDLVPIPNATIAVATVLHHLARTGFLGAGDEVLANDHEYPACLNNLRAVCAMVGAAPVIAPIPFPIRSADQAFDAIMSRVTPRTKAALISHVTSSSGLILPVERLVAALEARGVRTIIDGAHAIGMLPDLNLNTLNASYYTSNCHKWLCTPKGCAFLWIRGDLQHNFRPLVLSNFAEKPKPGRPPLHTEFDFVGTNDITPFLTIPDAIEFLSTLISGGIPALQSHNRAMTLRGRDAICTRLSIQPPAPDDMIGSICTLILPPHDPARRASLSTRPSAYHDALQDSLLSRWRIQVPIWSVADGPRTVRISAHAYNAPGQFEYLAAALEAELARERSSL from the coding sequence ATGCTCTCCAACCCGCTTCAAGGCCACGAGCTCCCCAACTCACCCCTGCCCTCTCCCCTCGCTGTCCACTGGCAGCACGACCCCAGCGTCTGCTTTCTCAACCACGGCAGCTTCGGCGCATGCCCCACGCGCGTCCTCCAGGCCCAGGTACGCTACCGGAACCGCATGGAAGCCGAGCCCATCCGCTTCTTCGTTGAAGACTCGTGGGACCTGCTCGATCGCGCCCGCGCCGCCCTCGCGACCTTCGTCGGCGCACACGCCACCGACCTCGTTCCGATCCCCAACGCCACCATCGCCGTCGCCACGGTCCTCCACCACCTCGCCCGCACCGGCTTCCTCGGCGCGGGCGATGAAGTTCTCGCCAACGACCACGAATACCCCGCCTGTCTGAACAACCTTCGCGCTGTCTGCGCCATGGTCGGAGCCGCCCCCGTCATCGCGCCGATCCCCTTCCCGATCCGCTCCGCCGATCAGGCCTTCGACGCCATCATGTCGAGGGTCACGCCCCGCACCAAGGCCGCCCTCATCAGCCATGTTACGAGTTCCAGCGGGCTCATCCTCCCCGTCGAGCGCCTCGTCGCCGCGCTCGAAGCCCGAGGTGTCCGAACCATCATCGACGGAGCCCACGCCATCGGCATGCTCCCCGATCTCAACCTCAACACCCTCAACGCCTCGTACTACACGAGCAACTGCCACAAGTGGCTCTGCACGCCCAAGGGGTGCGCCTTCCTCTGGATCCGCGGCGACCTCCAGCACAACTTCCGCCCACTCGTCCTCTCAAACTTCGCCGAGAAGCCCAAGCCCGGCCGCCCCCCGCTCCACACCGAGTTCGACTTTGTCGGCACCAACGACATCACGCCCTTCCTCACCATCCCCGACGCCATCGAGTTCCTCTCCACGCTCATTTCAGGCGGCATTCCCGCCCTCCAATCGCACAACCGCGCCATGACGCTCCGAGGGCGCGACGCGATCTGCACTCGGCTCTCCATCCAACCGCCGGCCCCCGACGACATGATCGGCAGCATCTGCACGCTCATCCTGCCGCCGCACGACCCCGCGCGCCGCGCATCGCTGTCAACACGCCCGAGCGCGTACCACGATGCGCTCCAGGACTCGCTCCTCTCCCGTTGGCGCATCCAGGTCCCCATCTGGTCAGTCGCCGACGGGCCGCGCACTGTCCGCATCAGCGCGCATGCGTACAACGCACCCGGGCAATTCGAGTACCTCGCCGCCGCACTCGAAGCCGAGCTTGCGCGGGAAAGGTCATCACTATGA
- a CDS encoding DUF3568 family protein — MQRVSRRARAAGVLAAGVLWIGSGCETVGAVSSSGSGDSYSYVMGDMYTTEETRLPRAFEAARTVLESSGYRVGSMTRDDEKGQISAQRGEGQTVQVTLERRGLDQVRIQVRVGVVGDRAESKRILDEIRLRL; from the coding sequence ATGCAGAGGGTGTCGAGGCGTGCGAGAGCGGCGGGGGTGCTGGCGGCGGGCGTGCTCTGGATCGGCTCTGGGTGCGAGACGGTGGGCGCGGTCTCGTCGTCGGGTTCGGGCGATTCGTATTCGTATGTGATGGGGGATATGTACACGACCGAGGAGACGCGATTGCCGCGGGCGTTCGAGGCAGCACGCACGGTGCTGGAATCGAGCGGGTATCGAGTCGGCTCGATGACGCGTGACGATGAGAAGGGACAGATCTCGGCGCAGCGCGGCGAGGGCCAGACGGTGCAGGTAACGCTGGAGAGGCGCGGCTTGGATCAGGTCCGGATCCAGGTTCGCGTGGGCGTGGTGGGTGATCGGGCCGAGTCGAAGCGGATTCTGGATGAGATCAGGTTGCGGCTGTGA
- a CDS encoding glycosyltransferase family 39 protein — protein MDSDSNAHELKNPTASAAISKVWIWRIIIVLAIAAALRVVHLDSDFIGFHSWRQTDTAGVARNMLRGDGNILSPRIDWRGDGDGRVEMEFPLYSWLVSSVWRITGIAPWAARGISVLASLVTLVLFADLVRRISGERVSIASAIVAAIAPLAVYYGRTAMPESLMLCLTMSGLYMFWLHLVRRSSILLIVSCVLIAGAGLVKLPSLYIGLPLVYLVVSTRGWRAAMSPAYILGAIGVLGVNAMWYIHAARIGQETGNSFGVLGSWKYGTAAAIADVGFWNEIVFRRLGERVFTWIGLPVMLLGLLFARRNGQERLFDFWMISVFIYLVIAAPGNREHEYYQLPFVLPGSYFAGRAISDWWQSPRLRALVPFLVVGILLLSLYRMNAYWRLELSNRSAEVALASDTQALSTPTDLIIVVSPRWSGDPTLLYLADRKGWVLHPSELDTIGIKELTDRGAFAIIGLESKFRTDQERVWLTNLRSLLASAQAPEGTFILRLNSEP, from the coding sequence ATGGATTCGGATTCGAATGCCCACGAACTGAAGAACCCGACTGCCAGTGCCGCGATCTCCAAGGTTTGGATTTGGCGAATCATAATTGTACTAGCCATAGCCGCAGCCCTAAGGGTGGTGCATCTTGACTCGGACTTCATCGGTTTCCATTCATGGCGACAAACCGACACGGCAGGCGTCGCCCGTAACATGCTCCGTGGCGACGGTAACATTTTGTCACCCAGAATCGACTGGAGAGGTGATGGAGATGGTCGCGTAGAGATGGAGTTTCCGCTTTACTCGTGGCTGGTCTCGTCTGTATGGCGAATCACTGGCATAGCCCCGTGGGCCGCGCGTGGCATCTCAGTGCTTGCTTCGCTCGTGACACTCGTTCTCTTTGCGGATCTTGTAAGGCGTATCTCAGGCGAGAGGGTATCGATCGCATCCGCGATAGTTGCGGCAATCGCGCCTCTTGCGGTCTACTACGGTCGGACAGCGATGCCAGAGTCGCTCATGCTCTGCCTAACCATGTCCGGACTTTACATGTTCTGGCTGCACCTTGTGCGTCGCAGCAGCATCTTATTGATTGTATCTTGCGTGCTTATCGCCGGAGCAGGGCTTGTCAAACTGCCTTCATTATATATAGGCCTACCTCTTGTGTATCTTGTAGTAAGCACTCGGGGTTGGCGAGCCGCTATGAGTCCAGCCTATATTCTTGGCGCGATCGGCGTACTTGGCGTCAACGCGATGTGGTACATACATGCCGCTCGCATAGGGCAGGAGACTGGGAATAGTTTCGGCGTGCTTGGTTCGTGGAAGTATGGTACCGCAGCCGCGATAGCAGACGTAGGGTTCTGGAATGAGATTGTCTTTCGAAGACTCGGGGAGCGAGTATTCACATGGATCGGCTTGCCGGTCATGCTACTCGGACTGCTGTTCGCACGCCGGAATGGACAAGAACGACTATTTGACTTCTGGATGATAAGCGTCTTCATATACCTCGTCATTGCCGCTCCAGGCAATCGAGAACACGAGTATTACCAGTTGCCATTTGTATTGCCCGGGTCATACTTTGCTGGAAGGGCAATCTCTGATTGGTGGCAATCGCCAAGACTCAGAGCATTAGTTCCATTTCTTGTTGTCGGCATCTTGTTGCTGAGTCTGTATCGAATGAACGCCTACTGGCGTCTAGAGTTATCAAATCGATCGGCAGAAGTCGCACTTGCGAGTGATACACAAGCATTATCCACGCCGACCGATCTGATAATCGTCGTCAGCCCTCGCTGGTCTGGTGACCCGACCTTACTCTATCTCGCTGATCGTAAGGGCTGGGTTCTACACCCCTCCGAGCTAGACACGATAGGTATCAAAGAGCTTACTGACCGTGGAGCGTTCGCCATCATTGGGTTAGAGTCCAAGTTCAGAACCGATCAGGAGCGCGTCTGGCTGACGAATCTCCGATCGCTTCTTGCTTCAGCACAAGCACCCGAGGGTACATTCATTCTCCGCTTGAACTCCGAGCCGTAA
- a CDS encoding A/G-specific adenine glycosylase, with protein sequence MARKPSKPQPGTQAKAPAQALVRWFKANARDMPWRPRPLGIKRDPYAVLVSEIMLQQTQVSRVAPAFERFIARFPTIQSLANAPEPDMLALWSGLGYYRRAKMLHAAARAVVSDHAGTMPSTSQTLKTLPGIGPYTAAAVASLAFHEPIAMVDGNVTRVLLRLEARRAGASDPKAIAWARSHADTMIRHAGPAPAPTLAGEALMELGATVCTPRSPRCDACPLSTWCVARATRLTDTIPTPKRTKKTPTVCAVSIVLEDHAGRLAIETRPAKGMWASMVQAPTIEWAGHSRDATDVALEALGLGHTAKLRERERFMHQTTHRRFEFTVLTLRVTDRMKRSIERQRPGLSWATRDEITGMGVSSVQARVLLNGN encoded by the coding sequence ATGGCCCGTAAGCCCTCGAAGCCCCAGCCCGGCACCCAGGCCAAGGCCCCGGCCCAAGCCCTTGTCCGCTGGTTCAAGGCAAACGCCCGCGACATGCCCTGGAGGCCGCGCCCTCTCGGGATCAAGCGCGACCCCTACGCCGTCCTCGTCAGCGAGATCATGCTCCAGCAGACGCAGGTCTCCCGCGTCGCGCCCGCCTTCGAGCGGTTCATCGCCAGATTCCCCACGATCCAGTCCCTCGCCAACGCACCCGAGCCCGACATGCTCGCACTCTGGTCAGGGCTCGGCTACTACCGGCGCGCAAAGATGCTCCACGCTGCGGCACGAGCCGTCGTCTCCGACCACGCCGGCACCATGCCCTCCACCTCGCAGACGCTCAAGACGCTCCCCGGCATCGGTCCATACACAGCCGCAGCGGTCGCCTCCCTCGCCTTCCACGAGCCCATCGCGATGGTCGATGGAAACGTCACGCGGGTCCTACTGCGTCTCGAAGCCCGGCGCGCCGGCGCATCGGATCCGAAGGCCATCGCCTGGGCTCGATCGCATGCCGACACGATGATCCGGCACGCGGGGCCCGCCCCTGCCCCGACGCTCGCGGGCGAAGCCCTCATGGAACTCGGTGCCACGGTCTGCACGCCGAGATCCCCTCGCTGCGATGCCTGCCCGCTCAGCACATGGTGTGTCGCGCGTGCCACGCGGCTGACAGACACAATCCCCACACCCAAGCGAACAAAGAAGACCCCGACTGTCTGCGCGGTCAGCATCGTGCTGGAGGATCATGCCGGACGACTCGCGATCGAGACGCGGCCCGCAAAGGGGATGTGGGCGTCAATGGTGCAGGCGCCGACCATCGAGTGGGCCGGGCACTCTCGCGATGCCACAGATGTCGCCCTCGAAGCCCTCGGGCTCGGCCACACAGCAAAGCTCCGTGAGCGCGAACGTTTCATGCACCAGACGACGCACCGGCGATTCGAGTTCACCGTGCTCACGCTCCGCGTCACCGATCGCATGAAACGCTCGATCGAGCGCCAAAGACCGGGCCTCTCGTGGGCAACTCGCGATGAGATCACGGGCATGGGCGTGTCGAGCGTGCAGGCGCGGGTGCTGCTCAACGGCAACTGA
- a CDS encoding diadenylate cyclase translates to MFPFERLGNLLDRLSSYVWWEVALEFAFIWIFVYAIARFVQGTRAAGALKGVLVLFLLLTLGAKILAGSDAFPRIGFLFERVLGVIALGLIVVFQPELRRALMKLGETQIGFRGTPSEIAAVAREISDAAGYLSKARFGAIIVVQRQEGAKAILETGGGTVMNASLSARLLQTIFFPGSALHDLAVVVRGQTIIAAGVQLPLADPSEMPDPSLGSRHRAAVGVSKDQDVVVVVVSEETGAVRIAERGRLSQPMTPAALRIELAKRLGRSAAEDEASRADVGEELLDTHEKRESA, encoded by the coding sequence GTGTTCCCCTTCGAGCGGCTGGGCAATCTCCTTGATCGGCTCTCCTCCTATGTGTGGTGGGAGGTCGCGCTCGAGTTCGCCTTTATCTGGATCTTCGTGTACGCGATTGCGAGGTTCGTGCAGGGTACCCGGGCGGCGGGCGCGCTCAAGGGCGTGCTGGTGCTCTTCCTGCTGCTGACGCTGGGTGCGAAGATCCTGGCTGGGTCTGACGCCTTTCCCCGGATCGGCTTTCTGTTTGAGCGCGTGCTCGGCGTGATCGCGCTGGGCCTGATCGTGGTCTTCCAGCCGGAACTGCGGCGTGCGCTGATGAAACTTGGTGAGACGCAGATCGGATTCCGAGGGACCCCGTCGGAGATTGCTGCGGTGGCGAGAGAGATCTCCGATGCCGCGGGATATCTGAGCAAGGCGCGTTTCGGCGCGATCATCGTTGTGCAGCGTCAGGAGGGTGCGAAGGCGATTCTGGAGACGGGCGGCGGCACGGTGATGAACGCGTCGTTGTCGGCGCGTCTGTTGCAGACGATTTTCTTCCCGGGCTCCGCGCTGCACGATCTGGCGGTGGTGGTCCGGGGGCAGACGATCATCGCGGCGGGCGTGCAGCTTCCGCTCGCGGATCCGTCGGAGATGCCCGACCCATCGCTGGGGTCGCGCCACCGGGCCGCGGTCGGCGTGAGCAAGGACCAGGACGTCGTGGTTGTTGTTGTGAGCGAGGAGACGGGCGCGGTCCGGATCGCCGAGCGCGGTCGGCTGTCGCAGCCGATGACGCCGGCGGCGTTGCGCATCGAGTTGGCCAAGCGGCTTGGAAGGTCCGCTGCCGAGGACGAGGCAAGCCGCGCGGATGTCGGCGAGGAACTCCTGGACACCCACGAGAAGCGGGAGAGTGCGTGA
- a CDS encoding type II/IV secretion system protein, with amino-acid sequence MAERRSPSRAPAQTKQLARRDAAPEQPSTVVNDEWTRLARSFDGFDLTPDQLRSFARATGSDDEPWDVLLSMLAIDEHQALAALAKRTGLPFDQEPKLDDSASRYYELVPGTISRAHHVAGIASDDHGFTVATAQPMQPAIFSLLEDILQAPVRIVLAPRAAVQNLINRGYEQRGDLVTEIIDEMPLDERAIETAAGSIGQSTDLLQLARQTPVIRLVNMILFEALRRRASDIHVHPQESRLVIRFRIDGILHDVFTPPPTLAPAISSRMKVMTELDIANRHAPQDGHTSVRVGQRKVDIRLSCIPTVYGERLVLRLLDQTQTQLSLDDIGMTKQMQGQLMDVIDRPTGMVLVTGPTGSGKTTTLYAALGRIDRATRNVMTIEDPVEYHLDGISQMQVNPKRGVTFATGLRALLRQDPDVILVGEIRDKETAQLAVQASLTGHFVLATLHTNDAPGAIPRLIDIGIEPYLITSSLLGVLAQRLLRRTCTACAGKGTINDHQRCERCFGTGYRGRLAVYEFMHIDDTLRRLTESRADGVSLREAAIDAGFKPMREDAMLKVANGVTDQSEVYRVLH; translated from the coding sequence ATGGCAGAACGCCGATCGCCATCACGGGCCCCCGCGCAAACCAAGCAGCTCGCGCGACGCGACGCCGCGCCCGAGCAGCCCTCCACCGTCGTGAACGACGAGTGGACCCGCCTCGCACGCTCGTTTGACGGCTTCGATCTCACGCCCGATCAACTCCGCTCCTTCGCCCGCGCGACCGGCTCCGACGATGAACCGTGGGATGTACTGCTCTCCATGCTCGCGATCGACGAGCACCAGGCGCTCGCCGCGCTCGCCAAGCGCACCGGGCTCCCCTTCGATCAGGAACCGAAGCTCGACGACTCGGCCAGCCGCTACTACGAACTCGTCCCCGGCACGATCTCACGCGCCCACCACGTCGCCGGCATCGCCTCGGACGATCACGGATTCACCGTCGCAACCGCCCAGCCCATGCAGCCGGCGATCTTCTCCCTCCTCGAAGACATCCTCCAGGCACCGGTCCGCATCGTCCTCGCACCCCGCGCCGCGGTCCAGAATCTCATCAACCGCGGCTACGAGCAGCGCGGCGACCTCGTCACCGAGATCATCGACGAGATGCCCCTCGACGAGCGCGCCATCGAGACCGCCGCCGGCTCCATCGGCCAGTCCACCGACCTCCTCCAACTCGCCCGCCAGACACCCGTCATCCGCCTTGTCAACATGATCCTCTTCGAGGCACTGCGCCGGCGCGCCAGCGACATCCACGTCCACCCGCAGGAGAGCCGCCTCGTCATCCGCTTCCGCATCGACGGCATCCTCCACGATGTCTTCACGCCTCCTCCCACGCTCGCCCCGGCCATCAGCTCACGCATGAAGGTCATGACCGAGCTCGACATCGCCAACCGCCACGCGCCCCAGGACGGACACACCTCCGTCCGCGTCGGACAGCGAAAGGTCGACATCCGACTCTCATGCATCCCCACCGTCTACGGCGAACGCCTCGTTCTCCGCCTGCTCGACCAGACCCAGACCCAGCTCTCGCTCGACGACATCGGCATGACCAAGCAGATGCAGGGCCAGCTGATGGATGTCATCGATCGCCCCACCGGCATGGTTCTCGTCACCGGCCCCACCGGCTCCGGCAAGACCACCACCCTCTACGCCGCACTCGGACGCATCGACCGCGCCACGCGCAACGTCATGACCATCGAAGATCCCGTCGAGTACCACCTCGACGGCATCAGCCAGATGCAGGTCAACCCCAAGCGCGGCGTCACCTTCGCGACCGGCCTGCGCGCCCTGCTCCGTCAGGACCCCGACGTGATCCTCGTCGGCGAGATCCGCGACAAAGAGACCGCCCAGCTCGCCGTACAGGCCTCGCTCACCGGCCACTTCGTGCTCGCCACGCTCCACACCAACGACGCCCCCGGCGCGATCCCGCGACTGATCGACATCGGCATCGAGCCCTACCTCATCACGTCCTCGCTCCTGGGCGTCCTCGCCCAGCGCCTCCTCAGGCGCACCTGCACCGCGTGCGCCGGCAAGGGCACGATCAACGACCACCAGCGCTGCGAACGCTGCTTCGGCACCGGCTACCGGGGCCGCCTGGCCGTCTACGAGTTCATGCACATCGACGACACCCTCCGCCGACTCACCGAATCCCGCGCCGACGGCGTCTCGCTCCGCGAGGCCGCGATCGACGCCGGCTTCAAGCCCATGCGCGAGGACGCCATGCTCAAGGTCGCCAACGGCGTCACCGACCAGTCAGAGGTCTACCGAGTGCTACACTGA
- a CDS encoding GNAT family N-acetyltransferase — protein MTAADARPSEQAWIRPVTLAGRHVRLEPLTPAHAHDLHAGTPLDTFRYFTFGPENHTEAAMRAFIERLIADPGRLHFAVIDLASSRAVGSTSFYDIRPAHRGAEIGFTWYAETSRGTAVNPESKRLLLSHAFDTLGAERIAFRTDARNLRSRAALAKLGATQEGIFRRHLIMPDGAWRDSVYFSILRDEWPAVRDALDARLARSTEASP, from the coding sequence ATGACAGCCGCTGATGCACGGCCCTCAGAACAGGCATGGATCCGACCCGTCACGCTCGCGGGCCGGCACGTGCGTCTCGAACCCCTCACTCCCGCGCACGCCCATGACCTCCACGCCGGCACACCCCTCGACACCTTCCGCTACTTCACCTTCGGACCCGAGAACCACACCGAAGCCGCCATGCGCGCCTTCATCGAGCGCCTCATCGCCGATCCGGGCCGACTCCACTTCGCAGTCATTGATCTGGCCTCCTCCCGCGCTGTCGGCTCCACATCCTTCTACGACATCAGGCCCGCGCACCGCGGAGCCGAGATCGGCTTTACCTGGTATGCCGAAACCTCCCGCGGCACAGCCGTCAACCCCGAATCCAAACGCCTGCTTCTCTCACACGCCTTCGACACGCTCGGTGCCGAACGCATCGCGTTCAGGACCGACGCCCGCAACCTGCGCAGCCGCGCCGCACTCGCCAAACTCGGCGCGACGCAGGAAGGCATCTTTCGTCGCCACCTCATCATGCCCGACGGCGCATGGCGCGACAGCGTCTACTTCAGCATCCTGCGCGACGAATGGCCCGCGGTCCGCGACGCGCTCGACGCCCGACTCGCCCGCTCCACCGAGGCCTCTCCATGA
- a CDS encoding glycosyltransferase family 2 protein codes for MKLAILIPIYNEEKLLRDAVARLDAVPPPTDPASNERLVRRLILVDDGSTDGTGAILDELAPRTDVLIVRHPSNKGKGAALKSALHAALADGADILLIHDADLEYDPADHASVLEPILNGRADAVIGTRFLGRSHRVLYFWHYAANRLITLFSNMLTNLNLSDIECCTKAFTRRVAQQLTITEPRFGVEPELIAKLASIRISTSDHSSESPRPARIYEVAVTYAGRTYAEGKKITWRDGISALRCIIVYNLLR; via the coding sequence ATGAAACTCGCGATCCTCATCCCGATCTACAACGAGGAGAAACTGCTGCGGGACGCCGTCGCGCGCCTCGACGCCGTGCCCCCGCCCACCGACCCCGCGAGCAACGAGCGTCTGGTCCGACGCCTTATCCTCGTGGACGACGGCTCGACCGACGGCACCGGGGCGATCCTCGACGAACTCGCCCCGCGAACCGACGTGCTCATCGTGCGCCACCCATCCAACAAGGGCAAGGGGGCTGCGCTCAAGTCCGCGCTCCACGCCGCCCTCGCCGACGGCGCGGACATCCTTCTCATCCACGATGCCGATCTTGAATACGACCCCGCCGACCATGCCTCCGTGCTCGAACCGATCTTGAACGGGCGCGCCGACGCCGTCATCGGCACGCGTTTCCTCGGGCGCTCCCATCGCGTGCTCTACTTCTGGCACTACGCCGCGAACCGCCTGATCACCCTCTTCAGCAACATGCTGACCAATCTCAACCTCTCCGACATCGAGTGCTGCACCAAGGCATTCACGCGCCGCGTCGCGCAGCAACTGACCATCACCGAGCCCCGCTTCGGCGTCGAGCCCGAACTGATCGCCAAGCTCGCGAGCATCCGGATCTCCACCTCCGATCACTCGAGCGAAAGCCCTCGCCCCGCACGGATCTACGAGGTCGCGGTCACATACGCCGGACGAACCTACGCCGAGGGAAAGAAAATCACCTGGCGAGACGGCATCTCCGCGCTCCGTTGCATCATCGTCTACAACCTGCTCCGCTGA